The Colletotrichum higginsianum IMI 349063 chromosome 2, whole genome shotgun sequence genome has a segment encoding these proteins:
- a CDS encoding NmrA-like family protein: MVKVAIAGASGKLALEVIDRLAKTGKHEILGLVRKDPSSLPSFPGVTWVQTTYQDKADLVRILNGTQTVISFIVAHTDPEAETAKRLIDASIEAGVQRFAPSEWATGALLEKVVEYVPWYANKLEVKRYLEEVNKDKKVIEYTLFQPGAFMNFFAYPHQTAKHYPIENPSFFDFDKGTAYILEGSETAEVTLTTVEDIAEVTTRAVEYAGEWPVVGGISGQRITVGELLKLGEKIRGSKSLTERPKGKTFEVDRLKLEDLKAGIVKTNFIPPLNLPGMSPEELAGFTKVVTIGVTVSLARDAWAVSDEWNQLLPDFQPTRIEEYLERVWGGVQ, encoded by the exons ATGGTCAAGGTTGCTATTGCGGGCGCATCTGGAA AGCTGGCCTTGGAAGTCATCGACAGATTGGCAAAGACCGGGAAGCATGAAATCCTCGGTCTAGTGCGAAAG GACCCTTCCTCTTTGCCCTCCTTCCCCGGAGTGACATGGGTTCAGACCACGTACCAGGACAAGGCAGACTTGGTCAGGATTCTCAATGGCACGCAGACGGTCATCTCCTTCATTGTGGCCCATACGGACCCTGAAGCCGAGACTGCAAAGCGGTTGATCGACGCATCGATCGAGGCGGGGGTTCAGCGGTTCGCCCCTAGCGAATGGGCGAC GGGCGCCTTGTTGGAGAAGGTGGTCGAGTATGTGCCATGGTACGCCAACAAGCTGGAGGTCAAACGCTATCTGGAGGAAGTCAACAAGGATAAAAAA GTCATCGAGTACACCTTGTTCCAGCCCGGCGCTTTCATGAACTTCTTCGCGTACCCTCATCAGACCGCCAAGCACTACCCGATCGAGAACCCGAGCTTCTTCGACTTTGATAAGGGCACGGCCTATATACTAGAAGGCTCGGAGACTGCAGAGGTTACCTTGACCACCGTTGAGGACATTGCGGAGGTGACCACTCGTGCGGTCGAGTATGCCGGGGAGTGGCCCGTCGTCGGTGGTATCAGCGGCCAGAGAATTACCGTCGGTGAGCTTTTGAAGCTGGGTGAAAAGATCCGAGGCAG CAAATCACTAACGGAACGCCCTAAAGGAAAAACATTCGAGGTCGACAGGTTGAAACTGGAGGATCTCAAGGCTGGCATCGTGAAGACAAACTTCATCCCTCCGCTGAACTTGCCCGGCATGTCCCCGGAGGAACTCGCAGGGTTCACAAAGGTGGTCACAATCGGCGTCACAGTTTCCCTGGCGAGAGACGCGTGGGCAGTTTCGGACGAGTGGAACCAATTGTTGCCCGACTTCCAGCCCACTCGTATCGAGGAGTACCTGGAAAGGGTTTGGGGGGGCGTTCAATAG
- a CDS encoding NmrA-like family protein, which translates to MTGKKIITVFGATGAQGGGVVNTFLNDPALKSEWTVRAVTRDASKDSAKKLQQLGAEVVVADVDDKASIAKVFEGAAAAFAVTNYWEKMNMEAEIQQGKNIVDAAKETGLPHLIWSSLVNVKELTKGKLSHVYHFDGKAEVEKYAREVGIPATFFLPGFYTTNIPGQMLRYNPDAGAWVLAMPMPDTAPIPLFDTANTGIWVKAIVRKRDQLLGKRVFGATKYTTPNEILEAFKQTFPKAGEKATFFRLPDEVFAAGIKEAMGVPDWVAEEMLENMQLIYDGGYYGFEPLDESLAILEDKPTTCLEFIRNSPAFKDLQ; encoded by the exons ATGACAGGAAAGAAGATCATCACCGTTTTTGGTGCCACGGGCGCCCAGGGCGGTGGCGTCGTCAACACTTTCCTCAACGACCCGGCCTTGAAGTCGGAGTGGACGGTCCGGGCCGTGACCCGCGATGCGTCAAAGGACAGCGCCAAAAAGCTCCAGCAGTTGGGCGCCGAAGTCGTCGTG GCCGACGTGGACGACAAGGCATCCATCGCCAAGGTCTTTGAGggtgccgccgcggccttTGCGGTGACCAACTACTGGGAGAAGATGAACATGGAAGCCGAGATCCAGCAGGGAAAGAACATCGTTGACGCAGCAAAG GAGACTGGGTTGCCGCATCTCATTTGGAGCTCGCTGGTCAATGTCAAAGAGC TGACCAAGGGTAAGCTTTCGCATGTCTACCACTTTGAtggcaaggccgaggtcgaaaAATACGCTCGTGAAGTCGGAATTCCGGCCACGTTCTTCCTCCCGGGCTTTTACACGACCAACATCCCGGGTCAGATGCTCCGGTACAACCCAGACGCCGGCGCATGGGTTCTTGCCATGCCCATGCCGGACACAGCTCCGATCCCGTTGTTCGACACCGCCAACACGGGCATCTGGGTCAAGGCCATCGTCCGCAAGCGTGACCAGCTTCTTGGAAAGCGCGTCTTCGGTGCCACCAAGTACACCACCCCGAACGAGATTCTTGAAGCGTTCAAGCAGACTTTCCCGAAGGCCGGGGAGAAGGCCACCTTCTTCCGCCTCCCCGACGAAGTCTTCGCAGCAGGGATCAAAGAGGCCATGGGTGTACCTGATTGGGTGGCTGAAGAGATGCTGGAAAACATGCAACTGATCTACGATGGTGGCTACTATGGGTTCGAGCCGTTGGATGAAAGCCTGGCCATCCTCGAGGACAAGCCGACTACCTGTCTGGAGTTCATTCGGAACTCGCCTGCCTTCAAGGACCTGCAATAG